A single genomic interval of Zobellia nedashkovskayae harbors:
- a CDS encoding cytochrome C oxidase subunit IV family protein — MAHAHKLEIFRGLLKFKSNTQKIWGVLIFLSIITAVEVALGIAKPRALTHAHFVGMKLINWVFIILTLVKAYYIAWDFMHLRDEKSSLRRAIVWTPIFLVAYLLFILLFEADYIYNVYKDGFIQWNF; from the coding sequence ATGGCACACGCACACAAACTAGAGATTTTTAGAGGACTATTGAAATTTAAGTCCAATACCCAAAAAATCTGGGGAGTACTTATATTTTTGTCCATTATTACAGCTGTAGAGGTAGCATTAGGTATTGCAAAACCTAGAGCATTAACACATGCTCATTTTGTGGGGATGAAGTTAATTAACTGGGTATTTATTATCCTTACTTTGGTTAAAGCTTATTATATTGCTTGGGACTTTATGCACTTACGTGATGAAAAAAGCTCATTAAGAAGAGCAATAGTATGGACTCCTATATTTCTTGTAGCCTATTTATTGTTCATCCTTCTTTTTGAAGCAGATTATATATATAATGTTTACAAGGATGGTTTCATACAGTGGAATTTCTAA
- a CDS encoding cytochrome c oxidase subunit 3: MDSTVTTGTAEENVWGGGNRPLGASYGKLMMWFFIVSDALTFSGFLAAYGFSRFKFIEIWPIADEVFTHVPFFHGNYPMIYVAFMTFILIMSSVTMVLAVDAGHKMKKNSVIWYMFFTIIGGAIFVGSQAWEWGTFIKGDYGAVETKGGRILQFVNAETGERAAIRDFAKTISGDRAVHENSKGVWFYGEGSLPSYSFNEVVEGFKANPSILIRTEQIVQEGEHEGHKTLLNREESLKKIKDGKLVVEGANLIRNEYGSRLFADFFFFITGFHGFHVFSGVVINVIIFFNVILGTYEKRGHYEMVEKVGLYWHFVDLVWVFVFTFFYLV; this comes from the coding sequence ATGGATTCAACGGTAACAACTGGTACGGCGGAAGAAAACGTTTGGGGTGGCGGAAATCGTCCCCTAGGAGCATCATATGGTAAATTGATGATGTGGTTCTTTATCGTTTCCGATGCATTAACCTTTTCAGGCTTTTTAGCGGCTTACGGCTTTTCAAGATTCAAGTTTATAGAAATATGGCCGATTGCGGATGAGGTTTTTACCCACGTTCCTTTCTTTCATGGTAATTACCCCATGATTTATGTGGCCTTCATGACATTCATTCTTATTATGTCTTCGGTAACTATGGTGTTAGCCGTAGATGCAGGACATAAAATGAAGAAAAATTCCGTTATCTGGTATATGTTCTTTACTATTATTGGTGGTGCAATTTTCGTTGGCTCTCAGGCTTGGGAATGGGGAACCTTTATAAAAGGAGATTATGGTGCCGTAGAAACTAAAGGTGGAAGAATTTTACAATTTGTAAATGCTGAGACCGGTGAACGCGCTGCAATTCGTGATTTTGCCAAGACTATATCTGGTGATCGCGCAGTTCACGAGAATAGTAAGGGTGTTTGGTTTTATGGCGAGGGTTCCTTGCCTAGTTATTCCTTCAACGAGGTTGTGGAAGGTTTTAAGGCTAATCCTAGTATTCTTATCCGTACTGAACAAATTGTTCAGGAAGGAGAACACGAGGGGCACAAGACCTTACTTAATAGAGAAGAGTCTTTGAAGAAAATCAAAGATGGTAAATTGGTAGTTGAAGGCGCTAACTTAATTCGTAATGAATACGGTAGCCGTTTGTTTGCGGATTTCTTCTTCTTTATAACAGGTTTTCACGGTTTTCACGTTTTCTCTGGAGTAGTTATTAACGTAATCATATTTTTTAATGTGATTTTGGGCACCTACGAAAAAAGAGGCCATTATGAAATGGTGGAAAAAGTAGGGCTTTATTGGCACTTTGTAGATTTAGTGTGGGTATTTGTATTCACCTTCTTTTATCTTGTATAA